The following DNA comes from Erigeron canadensis isolate Cc75 chromosome 3, C_canadensis_v1, whole genome shotgun sequence.
AAAAAAGTTAATGCTGATTTACAAATTCGTTTAGCAGAGGCcgaatcaaaagttattgaaggaGAAGCCTTACGGAAGAAGTTGCATAATACAGTATTGGTATGAATTTCATTCGTTACAGTAAAATAGATGGGTTGGGTAATAGGTCAAAGGTGACTTGGAAAACATTTTGTCCAAGTTTTTGAACGTGTTTTAATTACTGTGTTAGAAATGATCACAGATACTTAAAGAAATAGCAACGTGcgaattttgacccatttagtcCTTTTAAGATAAGCCACAACCCAAATCATATTCAAATTTAAATGGGTTACAATTGCTCCACGTTATATATGGTTAGAATACAACTCTTACCAGTCAACTATTTTCATTACAGGAATTAAAAGGAAACATTCGAGTTTTCTGTAGAGTCCGTCCCCTTTTGCTAGATGAAGGTGTTGAAAAAGAGATAAAGACTATTACTTTCCCTACAACAACCGAAGCTCTTGGTCGAGGCATTGAAGTGGTACAACACGGTATATTTTCGCTTGGTTAAAgctacaactttttttttctttatcgtTTGGTGATCTCTTATATCACTTCTGTTTTTATTTCTCAATCAGGTCAAAGCCATCCATTCATGTTTGATAAGGTCTTTATGCCTCAATCATCACAAGAAGAGGTTTTCGAAGAGATATCACAACTTGTACAAAGTGCCCTTGATGGTTATAAGGTAATTTGCATATGCTCCCTATAAGGTTTACTTTGGTATTCCATATATTTTCACTTTTGTTACTAATCAAAatcattcttttaatttaaagtaTTCGATATAAGATTTTATGGATATCGAATATTTATGCCATTCCTGTTGTAGTACAAAGATAATAAATAGTGATTTGGTGTATACCGTGACAAATTAATTATTGGCTTTCTAGAAATTCAAAAAACATCCAATATCCTTTGTAAGTGTCAGTGGTTTGTTATCCTTagataaataacttttttacttCTGTAGGTCTGCATCTTTGCGTATGGTCAAACAGGATCAGGAAAAACACATACAATGATGGGCACACCGGGAAGCTATGACGATAAGGGACTAATACCTCGTTCGTTAGAACAAATATTCGAGTCCCGACAAAGTCTTTTAGAGAAAGGGTGGAAGTATGAAATGCAGGTTTGCAATTGAATCTCATGTCTCATCATCTTGTGATTTTGTTCTTTTCAGATCATGGCATGATTTTTGACGATTATTCTACAATTTGTTATGTAGGTTTCGATGTTGGAGATATACAACGAGACAATACGTGATTTATTATCATCAAACAAATCTTGCTCTACAGAAAATGGAAACAAACAACAGTATGCGATAAAACATGATTCAAATGGCAACACCCATGTTTCGGATTTGACCATTTTGGATGTTCGTAGCAGTAAAGAAGTTTCGTATTTGTTAAACCGTGCTGCACAAAGCAGGTATCCAGATGTTGAAAAATTGTAAACTTCATCCAAAAATATAATTGTTAATAACTTAATACTTACAATGGTTTCTCATATGGCTTCTTTTGAATTTAGGTCTGTGGGCAAGACTCAAATGAATGAGCAGTCGTCCAGAAGTCACTTTGTCTTCACTTTGCGCATATCTGGTGTAAATGAGGTAATGATTTTTGCTAGTCTGGTGCCTGCATCTAAAAGCCAACCTGCGATTAATTAGAGGCTGGTAAAATGGCCTAGCTGGGTCGGGTTTGACACAAAACACTTTTTCCTTTACAAGTTTTTTCCCAAGGAACGTTTAGTGTGTCAAGTATGATCACAACAACTGCATTATTTGGATACGAATTAAATTTTGGGATAATTTGAGTTTGGTGGTTTTATGAAGTTTAATCTCAGTTTGGTGACTTTCGACCCATTTGTAACATGTGCTATTCTACTTCTGATTTTACCGATTTGTAACATTTGCTATCAAAGTATCAAACATAGTCATATTGTCCCTTTCATATATAAATGCCAAATGTGTAGAAGTTGTTGATACTGATAATAAACTCTCCGTTTCCTTTTTAGATCATGGATCAACATGTACAAGGAGTTCTCAACCTTATCGATCTGGCTGGTAGTGAACGTCTTTCTAAGAGTGGATCCACTGGGGACCGACTAAAAGAAACCCAGGTATGCTACAGCCTACAAGTTCTTTAttacaaaagaataaaaatgtgaCAAGTTAAAGTGAGTCTCACTAAACGAATTGCTTGCTGTTGGGCAAAGCTAAGTGAGACTTTTGGATGGGTCTTGTCTAACAAAACCGAAAATTTAAACTGGTATAATGGAAGCATCTATAATTTGATTCAGCTGAGTGTCAGGTTTCTTGAAAACCCATGATTGAGCTTGGACTGTAATGTAAATGGTTCTTTTATGAATTCATTGCCTTTTtcgaatttgaaaaaaattcagtttaggtttatttttcaatttgaaaggatattaaaaacattattatacGAGATTGTATATGTTCATGTTTCTGTTTAGTGTTCATGTCAGCTGTGGTCTAAACCCGATGAATGTTTGTGGTCAGGAATTTGTGGTAAAAAAAGTGTATACTCAATGTTTCAAAAAGAATTTATCTAGTTTTACTAACCCGCATTATGATCATAATTCAGGCCATTAATAGGAGTTTGTCATCATTGAGTGATGTAATATTTGCACTTGCAAAGAAAGAAGAACATGTGCCTTTCAGGAATTCAAAGCTCACATATCTTCTTCAGGTATATTTCTCAAgcgaaatgattaatcctcctaagcataacattgtattttttttacaagaaaaacTCCCTAACCGTCCTCTTTCCATCCTCAAATCCAGCCTTGCTTAGGTGGCGATTCAAAGACATTAATGGTAGTTAACGTGTCTCCGGCATCATCATCAGTAAATGAGTCACTTTGCTCTCTTCGATTCGCTGCAAGAGTGAACGCATGTGAGATCAGCATCCCACGGCGTCAAACGTCAATGAGATATTTGGAGCCTCGATTGAGCTATGGATGATAAGAATTTAACACGTGATTCGTAATTATTAACGTAGAATATTTTGTGAAACCCTGTTGTAAGTTCTAACAGTGAGTATGCCTGTAATgtgtatagcagaaagaatacTACATGGCTTGTAACAGTGAGAGAGGATGTTAGATTTCTACTTGTTtatttgatgaagatgatgatgagacTAAATAGTAGTAATAGATACTTATTTGGTATAATTCTTGAGGCAAATAATCTTAAATTCATGTGCCAATGACTTGAATGTGGGTTATTATTTAGTTGCAATCattccttttatttttcttcattcATCATGCGGCGCTTGGTCCACTTGTATCAGTTTCTTGTGGTCATGAGTTTTATATAAGCATAAATTGTAATGATCAGTTTAGTAATTTTGTTCTTGAAATGAACATCATTTATGCATTCGAGTTGGTGTTTGACCAAGTTATTGGGATTACTGATTAGTTTTTGTGTAGCATTTTGAATTAGTTTGGTCATGTTTTGTAGTGATATATATGCGTGATATGATGATGTATACATGTGCTAGTGGAGTTATTAGGTTGGTGGAAACAAGCCTTTtccctttctttctcttttgtaAGCGTATGGTGAAGAGACATATGCTTTTCTTTGTATTAATTAAGCACATTATTTGAGTGTAAAAAGGTAATCTTCTCCTCTTCCACTATCAATCGTGATCGTGTTTGTTGCATTAAGATGTTTCTCTTCTTCGTCATCGTTTTCTCCCAAGGTCGTACAAAAAACATCACCATACTTTTAACCACATATTTTCTCATACTTTTTCGAGTTGTTTTTGTTCTTTATCCTTTTTATTGAAACCTTTGGGAATCAGGGCTTGGAACACttccttttcttaaaaaataaaaatgaatgattaattaattaagttaacGGTTGTTTCATTAGATAATTGAAGATAAGATATGGGGCAAATGATAACAATCTCATTATTGGACGATCAAATCTGGAATTATAAAAACCTTGTAAGAAAGTCTCGTGGGTGATGGTAGGGGTGGAAATCGTGTCGTATTAGGGTTAGCGGCTGGTTCATATATCTTTACCCAGACACAACCCGTTTAACCTATGTTTATATCAAAATCTACATGACATAGTatcatatgtttatattttttttggaaatcaggactctcgaaaaacccttaaaaatcTACCCTCACAAATATGAGCTCGAATCCAGGTGGATCCTCCCAAAATcgaagaccttaccaatgggccaccaaccccattgacTAGATTTTCATATATTGTAAGTACTCAATAAATAATATGAccaaattataaaaacaaatataagatACATATTGAATATTGTCATAAagatataagaaaatataaaaagagttGGACAACTTATATATTAAACTTAATATCAAACGTGTTAGTTGTATTGTTCTTTGTACTAAAATCTACATGACATTTTGATAAGTTATATTAggtttttgattaatatatttttacacttgAATTTCTTATAATTCTGTTTATTTGTTAGTATTTTCTTACAAAGTTTGTAAAGGTTAATCTAaagccaactttttttttttattatatatatcagaaaaaaCGCGTAATGTGTTAGTTGTATTGATCCAAATCCATTTAGTGTCGACCCGAACTTACTTGTTTGGTATCGTTTTGCATATGTATTCCACGACGGTGAGCCACTTTCTTCTATGTATAACAACATTAGTGGACGAATAAATAAAATCTGACAATCTCATCTTTAATCTAAACAaaccaacaaacaaacaaacaccaattatattcattcatttttacttattttatttatttatttccgTCATCTTCAttattctttctctctctctctccgtgtctttcatcatcttcacacaagcaagcaaacaaacaatatacatatatttttcctaatatatataataatttgttgTGAGAGAAATTGTTGGAGATAataatagaaatagaaatggTGTCGCCAGAAGAGAACAACACAAACTGGATATACGAATATGGATTAATTGAAGAAGATATAGGAGGTGTTGTACCACCACCTGCACCTGGTTTCAATAATTTCAATTGGCCAATTCAACATCCCCCCACTTTCAATCTTTCTTCTTCTAACCCCCTTAggtttatatcttttttttttctatatatattttcacccatatgtatatatattgttagtgCTACCGTTTTTAACATTGGCTTTCACTGTTTTGGTTCTAGTGTCGAATTTGATGGCTCTATCGTGGATTCCGATGGACATAACGATTCCAGATCCAAAAAGCGGTaatttttccatgttttttttaaaaagtttttatgtcttatatatatgttgtaggATTATTATGTCGTGTAAGTTGCTTTGATTTTTGGTGTTCTTTAAAGgtgatatatatgattttgcaAATTCCGATATCATATTAATAAGCGTAGAAAAGCAAACTTTAGGCCTCTTTGGGCATGATGATGCTTGTGTAGTGGTTGGATGTGTTTGTGTTGTGATACTTAAATGATCAGCTGAGTGTTTGATAATCTTTAGTTATTGTCGACAAATAAATACGTACAATGACCAGAAAGAGCATTCTTGCTAAAATAAGCGGCATGTCTTGAGTGATGAAGTGAAAGTTCTCAACTTATTAGGTAAATAAAGGGTTATTGGGTGATTTTATTATACCATTTTGGGAATtgttttttagttggtctctttttttttttttttaaaagagagGACTCTGGCAAAAATACTAGGCCCCCATACAGTATTCTTTAGTAAACGGCGAAGGAATAGTTCACTTTGTGGTCGCCTCGTAGCATTTGACTGTAGCTAGTATGAAGCTCGTTATTTAGAGTTGGCTATGTGACCTCTGTATAATCTGAACAAATTCTCTTTTTCCATACATCAAAAACTGATTATCCCGATATTCCTTTCCTTTATTATCTTCCAGTCTTTTGATCCTGTCATTGTTCCTTGACTTATGTTCAACAGGGGAAGGTCTGAATCTTGCAATGCTACAAGTAGCAAAGCGTGCCGAGAGAAATTAAGGAGGGATAAGCTAAATGACAAGTATGCTGTTTTCTATCACCGGGTCTTTCCAATTACATCTTGTTTGTTGCCGCTTTAGCGTTATGGTGTGTGTTTTAGGTTTGTTGCCACTTTAGCGTTATCGTGTGTGTTTTAGGTTTGTTGAATTGGCTTCAATTCTTGAGCCTGGGAGGCCCCCTAAAATTGATAAGGCTGCTATTTTGGTTGATGCTGTCCGAATGGTGACTCAATTACGGAAAGAAGCTCAGAAGCTGAAAGATTCTAACACAGATCTTCAGGAGAAGATTAAGGAGCTGAAggtaaacctttttttttttatatcttctgTATTGGGTAGAGGTGATGAAGTATGCAcattgggtaacgggtcaaaagtcaTAACAAGTATTTTTGGTAAAGGATAAAATAGGCAAGTTGGCCCAAAACATTTATCTCATAGAACTTGAATTACTAATATATAAACACACTGATTTGTGAATTGTTGTGCATTGAAGTTTTCTAAATACGTCCCCCTTGAGCAATATAACCCGTTTCCTTCAACCTAATATTTATAACCTTTTAGAGGTTAAATATAACTTGATTTGACCCGTTCGCAAGTTATAAGTAAATGGTTGAAATGGCGGACTCTAGTTTCCGGGAATCTAGCAATTCGTATCTCGTGTTTTCAAGTTGCTTTTTGCTGACTTGTGTAGACTGAGAAAAATGAACTCCGCGACGAGAAGCAGAGACTGAAGATGGAAAAAGAGAAGCTTGAGCAACAAGTAAACACCATGAACCACCCACAACCTACCTTCATGGCTCCACCTGCAATCCCAGCTGCATATGCTGCAGCAGCTGCCGCTGCTCGAGCTCAACCTATGGGCAACAAGTTGGTTCCAGTCATGAGTTACCCAGGAATGGCCATGTGGCAGTTCATGCCACCTGCTGCGGTTGATACCTCACAGGATCATGTGCTCCGGCCACCAGTCGCCTAATTTGGCAATCATTGCATGTGCAGGCAGTTTGTCATTGATCTATGACTCTGTGTTAGGTTTTGTGTAACTATGGTCAAACTTGGTATTCTACTCCCCATGTTATAATTGTGGTATCTTTATGAAGTTAAACTAACTGTTAATGTGTGTGACTTTGTTAGTTTGTGTTGGGTGTGGCTTTTCGTGACTTGTAGGGACTCGATTTTGATTCGGCAAGTGAAATCATGAATCTTGATGCTTGTGAAATATCTCTATTTCTGttaataattttcatcaacttGCACTTCAACTTTTCAATGATGTATTCCTGTCGGAATGAGAATGCTAGAGTATCGATTCTAATATGATAGCCTGATTCCACGCTAACGGAAGTTAATAAAGTTGGCATCCTGTGACAAATGCTGTCTATTTCCGTTGAGCATCATGATAATACTTTGTCGACCAGTGACTAGTGTCACGTTGGCTATTATAATATTCCCCTCTTCGTTTTTGATATGGAATTCAAGTATGAAGTAGATAATGAAAGAATTTATCTTTTTGCATTTGTACTTGTTAAATCCCGAATCAAATTACAAAACTTTATGAAagcaatacatatataacatccCCAAAAAACGTATTGTGATTGCTGTAATCTTTCTAAGATGCTGTAATGTGACATGACTTGATGAATTTATCTGAAAAGTTGACATATTTGGTCCATAGTTTTCTAAGCTCTGGAAATGCTATATCTAGCCAAGGTTTTGCTCGGCCATTAAAATGAACAACTGCAGCACGTTGAACATCTGAATCACTTGTATTCTCCTGGTACCCAAGGCCCAACATATGCCAAATGGGATGGATAACATGAACATGACCGTGAAATGCTATCAATCCTGGAGGTAAGGTTCCTAGTTGCCACAAACTTAGATCTGATTTCAAGTTCTGCATTAGATAACAAACAGTTAAAGTCAAAACCTTGTGTGTGTCTGTATAGCGTATTACAGTGTTTTCTCTAAACAATTATTGAGATACTGACCTCTTCAAGCCAGTGATGGTAATTCTCGCTTATGTTAGTCTTTCTCCATGCTTCTAGATCGAATATGTTCATGCCATAAGCCCAAGCACATTCATTTGCATCAAAGTTCTTCGAGATTAATGGGTGAGAAAAGTTCAAGTAGTTCTTGAATCGTTTTGACATTACAAACTTATCACTCCCTTTACATGTTTCAACGGCTCCATTCACTTTCCCGTTCATGTTGATCTCCCATAGAGGTGACAGATCAGATTGGACCACAAGGTCATCGTCTAGGAACACCACCTTGTTAAGACTCGGAAACATCTGCACTCACATTCAAAGAGCCCATGAAGAAATCTCCTTTAATTCATACTAAAGGTGGCAATCTGGGTGGGTTGGATAATGGGTAAAACATGTCAACTTTCTATAAGGGTCAAATTTGTTGACTGTAACACTTTTGTTCCAGTATTTTATGAGTACTTGGCATGTATAATCATTATTAACATCATAATATTACATTAGTAGAGCTATTATTTTGCATAAAATAATTTTAGAGGCTGTatttgttaaaagttaaaactagacTTTGGGCCAATTTTGAGCAGTCTGACCAGTTTGATGTGTGTcaatttaactatttttttgtttgtccCTTTTGACCTGTTAACAAAATGGTTGCTACTTTCTACATTTAAATTATAGAAAGTCTTTGTATGGTGGTGCTAAACTCACCTGTGGTAGATAAATCCGAACATGGTTCATGAGCGAGTTGTACTTGGGACTCATGGCTTGCAACTTAGCAGCAATGACATGAGGTTTCTCGGTGTTATTAGACACAATGGCTGAAGACCCACCTCTAAACTGAGCCCGAACCTTTTGATCCTTCTCCATGGCCTCCAAAACCGGGACCTTTCCCTTTGCAAACCAATCAAAATGGTGCAACGCCTTGACTTCAATCACTGCAGGGGCTAAAGGGTGCAAGGAAAACCATGCCTGCATAGGAGAATAAGTCTTCCTATCTGTGATGATATGAATGACAACCATTTCGGGTCTTAATGAGTTGTAAACTAGAGATGTTGCTACAACAGATGCTGCAAGGATGTTATCGGATGCAAGAACAAAGTGGAAGTAGGAGTTATTAACGAGGGTCGGTACAAGCTCAGGCATGGGGAGCTGGAGGCGGGCTGCAGCATTGGTGGCATGCTCGTGGGCTAACCGGAGAGCTAGGCAGTGGAGGTGTTTTGGTATGCTACTGGACGCGACATGTCGGTAGAGGTATTCTTGAATTTTGGCCTTTCTAGTCCTTTGTTCAAGAAGTATTACCTAAGAAAAGACATGAACATATACTTAATTGTTAGGATTGATAACGACATATAATTTTAATAGTCTAATTGTTATTATTCCTTGTACATTTCTACTGAGTACAAACTGAATTTGGTTTACACTTTTACCCAATATGGGAAGTAATTACAAGGCCAAAGGCCTTTGATACCATAAATGGATGAGGTATATCCTGTTTAAATTAGTTTGGGGAACGGGTCTTTTTGACTCAGATATACGCAGCCTAACCACAATATTCATGGCCGTTTCTAAACCCTTTCCCTTGTCACCACTTAGATGTTACTTAGTGAAATTTGAACTTGAAATCTCTTATAAGGAAATCAGGTTTCTAAATATCAAAAGGGGATAATACCATGGATTTAAGCTTGATGGCAAATGTCTTTGCATCTAATCTATTGCTGCCTTTCATGCTAGTTACAAATTCTTCCACACTTTGAGGAACTTCAGACCCTTCTACTATTCCATCATGACTCGATGGGTCCTCCaagattttatatattagttgtggTACCTTCCAGAAACCAATAAATAACATATTAGTCCAAAACATTATCAAAACTTATATGACAAAAAACATACATGGGCTGTTTAGCACATTGTATTACATCTGAAGCTGATTGAAGGCTTCCTTTCTTTAGTATACCAGGTGCTAGCCTTTTTCCCAAGCAACCTATAGAAGATATCAAGAAACCGTAcgttatatatttaaatttaacgtGTGATACATTGATAACTGGAGTCGTCATGTACTCATGTATGTAGATAATGTTATCATAAGCATCACAAGTTTAAGTTTCTTTCACTCGGTTTTTGAGcgataaaaacttaaaaaagggaaaaaaaaatggtgCATACCTATAGTTGAGCATTTGGTTTGATCATCAATGGTGTCAACAGAACTTATAACGTAGATGAACCGAAGAAAGAATGTGAATAGCAAAAGTGAATAGAAAAGCATCTTGTAAGACAACCTTCGAGACCCGACCTTAACTTTAATGAACTCCCTTACACCTTTTCCTTGCAACAATGTAACATGTCTTAAGCTAGGAGATATATGTAACTGCATTTTGATCAAACTCACCACCTAAGACAAAAAGAGTCGAACCCACGAGCCACAAGTGGTTCAAAACAAACACCTTAATTATGGTTCGAGATATCGGTTTAGTATGTGTTAATTATGGCTAGACAAGGAAGACAAAGTCATGTAAATGGAAGGAGCTAGCTAAGGGACATGATATGCCTTATGCCTAAATTCAATGTTGTTGAGGTTTTGCCATCTTGTACCTAACATTTACCTTGCTTAAGGTTTAGTGTTTTTCTCTTTCAtattctattttttctttttattattgaattaGAGTTGTTGTAATATTATATTgcaccttaaaaaaaataaaatcatgtttGAATATATTATGTATGTCATTTGTTAATTGAAAATGAAGTCACAACACTAACTTAGGCTgacaaattatattatttaattatcaaaagaaacattttttatatttgaatatttaGCCAGTTTTAATCATGTTTAGATAATTTTTGGTTAAGTCAAGTTTCGGAGtaattgacaaattttggatacttaaactataaaatatgtTAAGCTTGAGTCCTTTTATATGTTGACACGCATTTATTTGTGCTACACATTaacaattctttattttttgaaaataaatatacaaagaATGATACCCAATATCTATCAAAAAGacatacatattttttatatgaaaaaagatGAGATGTAAATGAGGATATAAAATAAGTTTGActcttcaaatatatattaatcaataaTACAGAAAATGATATTGCTACAACACATTTTAGCCATCTATAACAATACCTGCATTATGTAGTTGTATTCTGTGCATAAAAATCTATactatttattattgttatttaatgaggcaacatggttggatcagtggtaaacacctttgcctctagagacagaggtcatgggttcgatcctcatcccatgcaaaggttggagggcattttctatcatttaggtaaAAACTGGAAgcacctctctacttaggtagaggtaaggtctgc
Coding sequences within:
- the LOC122593511 gene encoding kinesin-like protein KIN-14N, yielding MVGTANGSRTPATPRQAFSVVNGGGGQDLGLRSGPGSIAGSDCGGGGMMEFTREDVDALLNMKIKTKDKFNLKEKCEIMMEYIKKLRMCVRWYQEFEGDLSIEHDKLKKLFEAAEKKSNEMEMLMNAKEEELNSIIDDLRKSNSDLQEKLTKEEAEKLAAIDTLMTEKDARMTAERSQASLTEDLEKALRESTSANQKIVSLNDMYKRLQEYNSSLQQYNSKLQTELNQTSETLGKVEREKAAIMEKLSKLRGYHDSQQDQLASTKASLEESMKLKDALASEVGCLRGDLHLVREDRDRQLILVQDLTAEVLQYKECTGKSAAELGNLTSRSIELEATCALQTETIKKLQQQLATAEKELEITHLSSIETTTGYEEQKKVNADLQIRLAEAESKVIEGEALRKKLHNTVLELKGNIRVFCRVRPLLLDEGVEKEIKTITFPTTTEALGRGIEVVQHGQSHPFMFDKVFMPQSSQEEVFEEISQLVQSALDGYKVCIFAYGQTGSGKTHTMMGTPGSYDDKGLIPRSLEQIFESRQSLLEKGWKYEMQVSMLEIYNETIRDLLSSNKSCSTENGNKQQYAIKHDSNGNTHVSDLTILDVRSSKEVSYLLNRAAQSRSVGKTQMNEQSSRSHFVFTLRISGVNEIMDQHVQGVLNLIDLAGSERLSKSGSTGDRLKETQAINRSLSSLSDVIFALAKKEEHVPFRNSKLTYLLQPCLGGDSKTLMVVNVSPASSSVNESLCSLRFAARVNACEISIPRRQTSMRYLEPRLSYG
- the LOC122592453 gene encoding transcription factor ILR3, whose translation is MVSPEENNTNWIYEYGLIEEDIGGVVPPPAPGFNNFNWPIQHPPTFNLSSSNPLSVEFDGSIVDSDGHNDSRSKKRGRSESCNATSSKACREKLRRDKLNDKFVELASILEPGRPPKIDKAAILVDAVRMVTQLRKEAQKLKDSNTDLQEKIKELKTEKNELRDEKQRLKMEKEKLEQQVNTMNHPQPTFMAPPAIPAAYAAAAAAARAQPMGNKLVPVMSYPGMAMWQFMPPAAVDTSQDHVLRPPVA
- the LOC122592452 gene encoding probable galacturonosyltransferase 12 encodes the protein MQLHISPSLRHVTLLQGKGVREFIKVKVGSRRLSYKMLFYSLLLFTFFLRFIYVISSVDTIDDQTKCSTIGCLGKRLAPGILKKGSLQSASDVPQLIYKILEDPSSHDGIVEGSEVPQSVEEFVTSMKGSNRLDAKTFAIKLKSMVILLEQRTRKAKIQEYLYRHVASSSIPKHLHCLALRLAHEHATNAAARLQLPMPELVPTLVNNSYFHFVLASDNILAASVVATSLVYNSLRPEMVVIHIITDRKTYSPMQAWFSLHPLAPAVIEVKALHHFDWFAKGKVPVLEAMEKDQKVRAQFRGGSSAIVSNNTEKPHVIAAKLQAMSPKYNSLMNHVRIYLPQMFPSLNKVVFLDDDLVVQSDLSPLWEINMNGKVNGAVETCKGSDKFVMSKRFKNYLNFSHPLISKNFDANECAWAYGMNIFDLEAWRKTNISENYHHWLEENLKSDLSLWQLGTLPPGLIAFHGHVHVIHPIWHMLGLGYQENTSDSDVQRAAVVHFNGRAKPWLDIAFPELRKLWTKYVNFSDKFIKSCHITAS